One segment of Gammaproteobacteria bacterium DNA contains the following:
- a CDS encoding adenosylcobalamin-dependent ribonucleoside-diphosphate reductase, whose translation MKTAHLQPVDRPTTAAAVPMQPASWDIWDKKYRLKAKDGRPIDETIDGTYQRVARALAEVEATPELREHWYEKFLWALRHGAIPAGRIISNAGAWEHKPATSTINCTVSGTILDSMDDILRKVHEAGLTLKAGSGIGYCFSTLRPRGAYVSGAGAYTSGPLSFMDIYDKMCFTVSSAGGRRGAQMGTFDVGHPDVMEFIRAKREAGRLRQFNLSLLITREFMEAVKNNQDWVLAFPMMAQEAEQDHIDLYDAAHIVWREWPTTQGLVVNQKGQVACKIYRKIPARRLWDVIMSSTYDYAEPGFILIDEVNAMNNNWFCENIQASNPCGEQMLPPYGSCLLGSINLTQFVENPFTEKARFNWDTYRQVVAIFTRMLDNVVEINGLPLKQQRREILSKRRHGMGYLGLGSTLTLLGMKYGSPESLAFTEEVTREMALVGWRVALELAQEKGPAPILEQEFTITADLLRKHPEMANDSIREGDCVKGKVLHARYSRYMQRVAEVDPDLVKMLAETGARFTHHTSIAPTGTIALSLANNVSNGIEPSFAHHYSRNIIRSGKKSKEKVDVFSFELLAYRHLINPGAIPDAQSPEEQLPDVFSTADDVTPRQHVDIQAAAQKWIDSSISKTANVPTDFPYEDFKDIYLYAYEQGLKGCTTFRFNPAAFQGVLVKEQDLANTHYRFVLEDGSAIEVQGNEEVEYDGEIHTAANLFDAIKEGYYGKF comes from the coding sequence ATGAAAACCGCTCATTTGCAACCTGTCGACCGCCCGACTACCGCTGCCGCTGTGCCGATGCAGCCGGCTTCCTGGGATATCTGGGACAAGAAATACCGATTGAAGGCCAAGGATGGGCGTCCGATTGACGAAACTATCGATGGCACCTACCAAAGAGTTGCCCGAGCGCTGGCCGAAGTCGAGGCAACCCCGGAATTGCGCGAACACTGGTACGAAAAATTCTTGTGGGCCTTGCGCCATGGCGCAATTCCAGCAGGACGAATAATTTCCAATGCCGGCGCCTGGGAGCACAAACCCGCAACTTCGACCATCAATTGCACGGTATCCGGCACGATTCTGGATTCTATGGACGATATCCTGCGCAAAGTGCATGAAGCAGGACTCACATTAAAAGCGGGTTCTGGCATCGGTTATTGCTTCTCCACGCTGCGTCCGCGCGGCGCTTATGTATCTGGGGCCGGAGCCTATACCTCCGGCCCCCTGTCGTTCATGGATATTTACGACAAGATGTGTTTCACCGTCTCCTCGGCGGGTGGACGGCGCGGCGCGCAGATGGGAACTTTCGATGTGGGCCACCCCGATGTCATGGAATTCATCCGCGCTAAGCGTGAAGCGGGACGTTTGCGACAATTCAATCTGTCGTTGCTGATCACTCGCGAATTCATGGAAGCCGTCAAGAACAATCAGGACTGGGTGTTGGCGTTCCCAATGATGGCTCAGGAGGCGGAACAGGATCACATTGATCTTTATGACGCTGCGCACATTGTCTGGCGCGAATGGCCAACTACTCAGGGACTAGTGGTTAACCAAAAAGGCCAGGTTGCTTGCAAAATTTATCGAAAAATTCCTGCCCGACGTTTGTGGGACGTGATTATGTCCTCAACTTACGATTATGCAGAACCAGGATTCATTTTGATTGATGAAGTCAATGCAATGAATAACAATTGGTTCTGTGAAAATATACAAGCATCAAATCCTTGCGGCGAACAGATGCTCCCTCCTTATGGATCTTGCTTACTCGGTTCGATCAATTTAACCCAATTCGTGGAGAACCCCTTTACCGAAAAAGCCCGCTTTAACTGGGATACCTATCGCCAAGTGGTCGCCATTTTCACCCGAATGCTGGATAACGTGGTGGAAATCAATGGCCTGCCACTGAAGCAACAGCGTCGGGAGATTTTAAGTAAACGCCGGCATGGCATGGGTTATCTAGGACTCGGTTCAACATTGACTTTGCTAGGAATGAAATACGGTTCGCCGGAATCCCTGGCTTTCACCGAGGAAGTCACTCGGGAAATGGCGCTCGTCGGCTGGCGGGTTGCGCTAGAACTGGCGCAGGAAAAAGGTCCGGCGCCTATTCTCGAACAGGAATTCACTATCACTGCTGATCTGCTGCGCAAGCACCCGGAGATGGCGAACGATAGCATCCGCGAAGGAGATTGCGTCAAGGGCAAGGTTTTACACGCTCGCTATAGTCGCTACATGCAACGGGTTGCGGAAGTTGATCCTGATCTGGTTAAAATGCTCGCCGAGACCGGTGCCCGGTTCACCCATCACACCTCCATCGCCCCGACTGGCACCATCGCTCTGTCACTGGCTAACAACGTCAGTAATGGCATTGAACCCAGCTTCGCCCACCATTACTCACGCAACATTATCCGCTCCGGGAAAAAATCCAAGGAAAAAGTCGATGTATTCTCTTTTGAATTATTAGCCTACCGACACCTGATTAATCCCGGAGCTATTCCAGATGCTCAATCGCCTGAGGAGCAGTTACCGGATGTATTCAGTACCGCCGATGACGTGACGCCCAGGCAGCATGTGGATATTCAGGCTGCCGCGCAAAAATGGATCGATTCCAGCATCTCCAAAACCGCCAACGTTCCAACTGATTTCCCTTACGAGGATTTCAAGGACATCTATCTTTACGCCTACGAGCAGGGACTCAAAGGCTGCACGACCTTCCGCTTTAACCCCGCCGCCTTCCAGGGCGTGTTGGTCAAGGAACAAGATCTAGCGAATACCCACTACCGGTTCGTGTTGGAGGATGGTTCGGCAATCGAAGTGCAGGGCAACGAAGAAGTTGAGTATGATGGTGAAATTCATACGGCGGCGAATTTGTTCGACGCTATTAAGGAGGGATATTACGGAAAATTTTGA
- the metF gene encoding methylenetetrahydrofolate reductase [NAD(P)H], with translation MPQSDWPTTFSCEFFPPITAEGLAKLQAARQELLAMHPTYFSVTYGAGGSTRDRTVEVVLDIQAHSGVPATPHLTCIASTRGSVRELLNHYKAHGIRRIVALRGDMPSGMRDPGEFRYANELVRFIREEFGDHFHLEVAAYPEYHPQASSPDQDLQNFQRKVDAGANSAITQYFYNPDAYFRFIDQCARRRIDIPIVPGIMPITNFTQLARFSDACGAEIPRWIRKKLESFGDDRNAIRAFGLEVVSALCRKLLDGGAPGLHFYTMNQAGLTLAISERLGLLTAD, from the coding sequence ATGCCCCAATCAGACTGGCCAACAACCTTCAGTTGCGAATTTTTCCCACCCATCACCGCCGAGGGCCTCGCCAAACTCCAAGCAGCTCGCCAGGAATTATTGGCGATGCACCCTACCTATTTCTCGGTCACCTACGGCGCCGGTGGCTCCACCCGCGACCGCACGGTAGAAGTGGTGCTGGATATTCAAGCCCATAGCGGCGTACCCGCCACCCCACATCTTACCTGCATCGCCTCGACCCGGGGCAGTGTCCGTGAGTTATTGAACCACTATAAAGCGCACGGTATTCGCCGCATCGTCGCGTTGCGTGGCGATATGCCCTCGGGGATGCGCGATCCTGGCGAGTTTCGCTATGCCAATGAACTGGTCCGCTTCATTCGCGAGGAATTTGGCGATCACTTTCACCTCGAAGTCGCCGCCTATCCCGAATATCACCCCCAGGCGTCCAGTCCCGACCAGGATTTGCAAAACTTCCAGCGCAAGGTCGATGCGGGCGCCAACAGCGCGATCACCCAGTATTTCTATAATCCTGACGCCTATTTCCGTTTCATCGACCAGTGCGCGCGCCGGCGCATCGACATCCCGATTGTGCCAGGCATCATGCCGATCACCAATTTCACCCAACTGGCGCGCTTTTCCGATGCCTGCGGCGCGGAAATTCCCCGGTGGATTCGCAAGAAACTGGAAAGTTTTGGCGATGACCGTAACGCCATTCGCGCCTTTGGTCTGGAGGTGGTTAGCGCGCTTTGCCGGAAATTACTCGATGGCGGTGCACCAGGCTTGCATTTCTACACAATGAATCAGGCCGGATTAACCCTGGCCATCAGCGAACGGCTGGGATTGTTAACCGCCGATTAA
- a CDS encoding adenosylhomocysteinase, with protein sequence MNAVVREKPFTDFHVADLSLAAWGRKEIAIAETEMPGLMAIREEYRAQQPLKGACIAGSLHMTIQTAVLIETLADLGADIRWASCNIFSTQDHAAAAIAAGGVPVFAYKGESLVEYWDFTHRILEWPNGGAPNMILDDGGDATLLVTLGSRAEQDRSLIANPTCEEEQVLFAAIRQRLEHQPGWYAKIQANIRGVTEETTTGVHRLYQMEKEGRLPFPAFNVNDSVTKSKFDNLYGCRESLVDGIKRATDVMIAGKIAVVLGYGDVGKGCAQSLRGLGATVWVTEIDPICALQAAMEGYRVVRMDDVADQADIFVTTTGNVSVITHDHMARMKNQAIVCNIGHFDSEIAVASLKEYRWENIKPQVDHIIFPDGKRIILLAEGRLVNLGCATGHPSFVMSNSFTNQTLAQIELFNHRDRYENKVYVLPKHLDEKVARLHLDRIGAKLTTLTPEQAAYIGVAVDGPYKAENYRY encoded by the coding sequence ATGAACGCCGTCGTGCGCGAAAAACCGTTTACCGACTTTCACGTCGCCGATTTATCTCTGGCCGCTTGGGGCCGCAAGGAAATCGCCATCGCCGAAACCGAAATGCCGGGATTGATGGCGATTCGCGAGGAATACCGGGCGCAGCAACCGCTCAAGGGCGCCTGCATTGCCGGTTCCTTGCACATGACCATTCAGACGGCGGTGCTCATTGAAACCCTCGCTGATCTTGGCGCTGACATCCGCTGGGCTTCCTGCAATATCTTTTCGACTCAGGATCATGCCGCCGCTGCGATTGCCGCCGGCGGCGTTCCCGTCTTCGCTTACAAGGGCGAATCGCTGGTGGAATACTGGGATTTCACCCATCGCATTCTGGAATGGCCGAACGGCGGCGCGCCTAACATGATTCTCGACGATGGCGGTGACGCCACGTTGTTGGTGACGCTGGGCAGCCGGGCGGAACAAGATCGCTCACTCATTGCCAACCCTACTTGTGAAGAAGAACAAGTATTGTTCGCCGCGATTCGCCAGCGGCTGGAGCACCAGCCGGGTTGGTATGCAAAAATTCAAGCCAATATTCGCGGGGTGACGGAGGAAACGACGACCGGTGTTCACCGCCTGTACCAAATGGAAAAGGAAGGCCGCCTGCCCTTCCCGGCGTTTAACGTGAACGACTCGGTGACCAAATCCAAGTTCGATAATCTTTACGGATGCCGTGAATCGCTGGTGGATGGCATCAAGCGGGCTACCGACGTGATGATCGCTGGAAAAATTGCGGTAGTTCTTGGCTATGGCGATGTAGGCAAGGGCTGCGCCCAGTCGCTGCGGGGTCTAGGCGCAACAGTGTGGGTCACGGAGATCGACCCGATCTGCGCCTTGCAAGCGGCGATGGAGGGTTACCGGGTAGTGCGTATGGATGATGTAGCGGATCAGGCGGACATCTTTGTTACCACTACTGGTAACGTGAGCGTGATTACCCATGACCACATGGCGCGGATGAAAAATCAGGCGATTGTGTGCAACATTGGTCATTTCGATTCAGAGATCGCAGTCGCCAGCTTGAAAGAATATCGCTGGGAAAACATCAAGCCGCAGGTCGATCACATTATCTTCCCAGATGGTAAGCGGATTATCCTGCTGGCGGAAGGGCGCTTGGTGAACCTCGGTTGCGCCACCGGCCATCCCTCGTTCGTGATGAGCAATAGTTTTACTAACCAGACGCTGGCGCAGATCGAACTATTCAATCATCGTGATCGCTACGAAAATAAGGTTTATGTGCTGCCCAAGCATCTGGATGAAAAGGTGGCGCGGCTGCATCTGGACCGGATTGGGGCGAAATTGACTACGCTCACCCCGGAGCAGGCGGCGTATATTGGCGTGGCGGTGGACGGACCGTATAAGGCGGAGAATTATCGGTACTAG
- a CDS encoding methionine adenosyltransferase codes for MSRTYLFTSESVSEGHPDKIADQISDAVLDAIIAEDPRARVACETLIKTGVVVLAGEITTSAWVDFDQIVRDTVVGIGYDNSNVGFDGATCAVLSCIGKQSANIAQGVDRAKPEEQGAGDQGLMFGYATNETDVLMPAPITYAHRLVQRQAEMRKSGVLPWLRPDAKSQITFRYEDNQVAGVEAVVLSTQHDADITYKLLCEAVMENIVLPVLPPEWLDKHTQYHINPTGSFVIGGPVGDCGLTGRKIIVDTYGGSAHHGGGAFSGKDPSKVDRSAAYAGRYVAKNIVAAGLADKCEIQVSYAIGVAEPTSINVNTFGTGKLDEDRLVTIIRGHFDLRPYGLVKMLDLIRPIYRKTAAYGHFGREEPEFTWERTDRADALREAAGL; via the coding sequence ATGAGCCGAACCTATCTGTTCACTTCCGAATCTGTCTCCGAGGGACATCCGGATAAAATCGCTGATCAGATTTCCGATGCCGTGCTGGATGCCATTATCGCTGAGGATCCCAGAGCGCGAGTCGCCTGCGAAACTCTGATCAAAACCGGCGTGGTTGTGCTGGCTGGAGAGATTACCACTTCGGCCTGGGTAGATTTCGACCAGATCGTGCGTGATACCGTCGTGGGCATCGGCTACGACAATTCCAACGTGGGTTTTGACGGCGCCACCTGCGCGGTGCTGTCCTGCATCGGCAAGCAATCCGCCAATATCGCGCAAGGCGTGGATCGCGCTAAGCCCGAGGAACAGGGCGCAGGCGATCAAGGTCTGATGTTTGGCTACGCCACTAACGAAACGGATGTACTGATGCCAGCGCCGATTACCTATGCTCATCGGTTGGTGCAGCGACAGGCGGAAATGCGCAAGAGCGGGGTGCTGCCCTGGTTGCGGCCTGACGCCAAGAGCCAGATCACCTTCCGCTATGAGGACAATCAGGTCGCCGGCGTCGAAGCCGTGGTGCTGTCAACCCAGCATGATGCCGACATTACTTACAAACTGCTGTGCGAAGCGGTGATGGAAAATATCGTCCTGCCCGTACTGCCTCCCGAATGGCTGGACAAGCATACTCAATATCACATTAACCCAACCGGCAGTTTCGTCATCGGCGGTCCCGTGGGTGATTGCGGCCTGACCGGACGCAAGATCATCGTCGATACCTACGGCGGTTCCGCCCATCACGGTGGCGGCGCTTTTTCCGGTAAAGACCCCTCCAAGGTCGATCGTTCCGCGGCTTACGCCGGGCGTTATGTAGCCAAGAACATTGTCGCCGCCGGCCTGGCGGACAAATGCGAAATCCAGGTCTCCTATGCGATTGGCGTCGCTGAGCCGACATCAATCAACGTCAATACCTTTGGCACCGGCAAGCTGGATGAAGATCGGCTGGTCACGATTATTCGCGGCCATTTCGATCTACGGCCTTACGGACTGGTCAAGATGCTGGACTTGATCCGACCCATCTATCGCAAGACGGCTGCTTATGGACACTTTGGCCGGGAAGAACCGGAATTTACCTGGGAGCGCACCGATCGGGCTGACGCGCTGCGCGAAGCCGCCGGACTTTAA
- a CDS encoding MoaD/ThiS family protein: MAIQIRYFASLRDQLGRASDELPFAKGWTVASIWAALHPDSPPPSNLLAAVNLEYAEWTHPVQDGDEVAFFPPVTGG, translated from the coding sequence ATGGCTATTCAAATTAGATACTTCGCCAGTTTGCGTGACCAGCTAGGCCGCGCCAGCGATGAATTACCCTTTGCTAAGGGGTGGACAGTCGCCAGCATTTGGGCCGCGTTACACCCAGATTCACCGCCGCCATCAAACCTGCTGGCGGCGGTGAATCTGGAATATGCGGAATGGACGCACCCTGTGCAAGACGGCGATGAGGTGGCGTTTTTTCCACCCGTCACAGGAGGATAG
- the prsT gene encoding PEP-CTERM system TPR-repeat protein PrsT yields the protein MKSRYRLLTFPLRTLALGCCLGVGVTIGLVSCGDRTTDVEHVQRAREYQTKQEWQASVIELKNALQKNPENRDARLLLGQIYVKTGNGAPAEKELQRAQELGAERNAWLLPLARSYLLQGQNQKVLELTPEESDSPATQATLRALHGLAQLALGQPDAAKTSLDQALALQPNDPDALLGLGQLALINRNYSEAEAFASKASEQNPDDLRPWFIKVRLHRLQNDDPATLKALQRILELQPENAAALLEQAQILIAQGKQDEALADVETVRKRQPNLPEANYLRGSILFQKKELTPAQDALLQVLRVAPDHPGSQFLLGSINYEQGNLGLAEQYLTSFVGRLPSYLPARLLLAATQLKLEKPDQAINTLTPALAQSPDDAQLLALLGSAYLQNRDYAKGSEYLQKAAQIAPDAANIRTQLALSRLGEGKAGEAVRELQGLVDLGQDVLQADLLLVQAYLQQKDYDKAITAASELVKKKPDDPVAHNLLGGAYLAKGEDKKARSEFERALRLNPDFSTPALNLALLELKAGNRNAARELYEKIVAKEPGNLGALLRLAGLAEQAGQSEQTLRWLEQAWDKNPASLEAGLALIGQYQAANLNVKALNVARGLEAANPEHPAAQRALGLALLADGRPDDAVKTFRKLAELQPQSPEPWHLIALTQARSQKFKEAAEAISRALAIQGDYLPSLVARVELQAQQGKFAEALTGAKALQKQFANLNVGYRLEGNLYVRQKDFTKALAAYQAAYAKTPDSQTVLMLAGAQQVTGDSEAALKILRDWLTAHPDDVQVRTRLAAELQRLGRREEAIAEYERLAKREAVDEGSGAITLDRGLQQADTLLVQAYLQQKEFDKAIAAAKDLTEKRPNESGAFNLLGAVYLAQGDDQAARAAFDQALKLQPNHVPAQMNLATLDVKSGNRAGAQLRYRQVLERDPDNFAALIRLSALLGRTDESLRLLEQAWNRRPDSIDVGLALAQEYTNRGDKDKALTVVQNLEKVKADDPRVVRAMGLTQASNGKTTEAIASFQKLASLLPQSPEPWYLTAMAQSAAKNVSAATKSLDKALAIQNNYLPALVAKVQLQQQGQEVDQALEGVRHIQALYPDQITGYVLEGDLHLRQKEFAPAVEAYQSAYAKTPNNQTATRLANAQWQAGDREAALATLRQWLTSEPKDNRARLQYAMYLQESNRKTETITEYEQLAERLPDNPIVLNNLAWFYYETGDSRALRYAERAHDKAPDNPEVADTLGWILVQRNEALRGLEFLEKAADKLPDQPSVRYHLAAAYAKLGRKDAARQALEKLADVSAFPEQEEARKLLESLRQ from the coding sequence ATGAAATCCCGTTATCGTTTATTGACTTTTCCCTTACGCACTCTGGCGCTGGGTTGCTGCCTGGGAGTCGGCGTCACCATTGGACTAGTGAGCTGCGGTGATCGCACCACCGATGTCGAGCATGTTCAGCGAGCCCGGGAATATCAAACCAAGCAAGAGTGGCAAGCCAGCGTTATCGAACTCAAAAACGCCTTGCAGAAGAATCCGGAGAACCGCGATGCCCGGTTGCTGCTGGGGCAAATTTATGTGAAGACCGGCAACGGCGCGCCCGCGGAGAAGGAGTTGCAACGCGCTCAGGAGTTGGGCGCCGAGCGCAACGCCTGGCTGTTGCCACTGGCGCGATCCTACTTGCTGCAAGGCCAGAATCAAAAAGTGCTGGAGCTGACTCCGGAAGAAAGTGATTCGCCAGCGACTCAAGCAACACTGCGGGCGTTGCACGGACTTGCTCAACTGGCGCTTGGACAACCCGACGCCGCTAAAACCAGTCTGGATCAGGCGCTGGCATTGCAGCCAAACGATCCCGACGCTTTGCTGGGCCTGGGCCAGTTGGCGCTGATCAACCGCAACTACAGCGAGGCCGAAGCCTTCGCCAGCAAGGCCAGTGAGCAGAATCCGGATGACCTGCGACCCTGGTTTATCAAAGTGCGGTTGCATCGCTTGCAAAATGATGATCCGGCAACGCTCAAAGCCTTGCAGCGCATTCTCGAACTACAACCGGAAAACGCTGCCGCTCTGTTGGAGCAGGCGCAGATCCTGATCGCCCAGGGCAAGCAGGATGAAGCCCTGGCCGATGTCGAAACCGTTCGCAAGCGCCAACCGAATCTGCCGGAGGCCAATTATCTGCGCGGCAGCATCCTGTTCCAGAAGAAGGAACTGACCCCGGCTCAGGATGCCTTGCTGCAGGTGCTAAGAGTCGCGCCCGACCATCCTGGCAGTCAGTTCTTGTTGGGCTCCATCAATTATGAACAAGGCAATTTAGGGTTGGCCGAACAGTACCTGACGTCATTCGTTGGCCGCCTGCCCAGCTATCTGCCAGCGCGTCTGCTGCTGGCCGCTACCCAGCTTAAGCTGGAAAAACCAGATCAGGCTATTAACACCCTGACGCCGGCGCTGGCCCAGTCGCCGGATGACGCCCAGTTGCTGGCCCTGCTCGGCAGCGCCTATCTGCAAAACCGGGATTACGCTAAAGGTTCGGAATATTTGCAGAAAGCAGCGCAGATTGCCCCGGATGCCGCCAATATCCGCACCCAGTTGGCGCTATCGCGGCTTGGAGAAGGTAAAGCCGGCGAGGCGGTTCGCGAACTGCAAGGGTTGGTCGATCTGGGACAGGACGTACTCCAGGCGGATCTGTTGCTGGTGCAAGCCTATTTGCAGCAGAAGGATTATGACAAGGCGATCACTGCCGCCAGCGAACTGGTGAAGAAAAAACCGGACGATCCGGTTGCGCATAACCTGTTAGGCGGAGCGTATCTGGCCAAGGGCGAGGATAAAAAAGCCCGTAGCGAATTTGAACGGGCGCTGCGGCTGAATCCGGACTTCAGCACTCCGGCGCTGAATCTCGCGTTGCTGGAATTGAAAGCCGGCAATCGTAACGCTGCCCGGGAATTGTATGAAAAGATCGTCGCCAAAGAACCCGGTAACCTGGGTGCCCTGCTGCGCCTGGCCGGACTGGCTGAACAGGCAGGACAGAGCGAGCAAACGCTGCGCTGGCTGGAACAGGCCTGGGATAAAAATCCTGCCTCCCTGGAAGCCGGTCTGGCGCTGATTGGCCAGTATCAGGCCGCCAACCTGAATGTGAAGGCGCTCAACGTAGCGCGCGGCCTGGAAGCGGCTAATCCCGAACATCCAGCCGCACAGCGGGCGCTCGGTCTGGCGCTGCTGGCGGATGGCCGGCCTGATGACGCTGTTAAAACGTTCCGCAAACTGGCCGAATTGCAGCCACAATCGCCGGAACCCTGGCATCTGATCGCCTTAACCCAGGCGCGTTCCCAGAAATTCAAAGAAGCCGCGGAAGCGATTAGCAGGGCGCTGGCGATTCAGGGCGACTATCTACCCTCGCTGGTGGCCCGCGTCGAATTGCAAGCACAGCAGGGGAAATTTGCTGAGGCGCTGACCGGCGCCAAGGCGCTGCAAAAACAGTTTGCCAATCTGAATGTGGGCTACCGCCTGGAAGGCAATCTGTACGTCCGACAAAAGGATTTCACCAAAGCACTGGCCGCTTATCAGGCCGCTTACGCCAAAACTCCGGACAGTCAAACCGTGCTCATGCTGGCCGGGGCGCAGCAGGTCACCGGCGACAGCGAAGCGGCGTTGAAGATATTACGCGACTGGCTGACGGCGCATCCGGACGATGTTCAAGTGCGTACTCGACTGGCGGCTGAGTTGCAACGTCTGGGAAGGCGCGAGGAAGCAATCGCTGAATATGAACGGCTCGCCAAGCGGGAAGCGGTGGACGAAGGCAGCGGTGCGATCACTCTGGACCGTGGCCTGCAGCAGGCGGATACCCTGTTGGTGCAGGCTTATCTCCAGCAAAAGGAATTCGACAAGGCGATCGCTGCTGCTAAGGATTTGACCGAAAAACGGCCGAATGAGTCGGGGGCGTTCAATCTGCTGGGTGCGGTCTATCTTGCGCAGGGCGATGACCAGGCGGCGCGAGCTGCCTTTGATCAGGCGTTGAAATTGCAACCCAACCATGTCCCTGCGCAAATGAACCTGGCGACGCTGGATGTCAAAAGCGGAAATCGGGCCGGCGCGCAGCTGCGCTATCGGCAGGTTCTGGAGCGGGATCCGGACAATTTCGCAGCCCTGATACGATTGTCGGCGCTGCTGGGGCGTACTGACGAGTCATTGCGTTTATTGGAGCAGGCTTGGAACCGGAGACCGGACTCCATCGATGTCGGTTTAGCCTTGGCCCAGGAATACACAAACCGTGGCGACAAGGATAAGGCGCTGACCGTAGTGCAAAATCTGGAAAAGGTGAAAGCAGACGATCCACGGGTTGTCCGGGCGATGGGTCTAACTCAAGCCAGCAATGGCAAGACAACCGAGGCGATCGCCAGCTTCCAGAAGTTAGCCAGTCTGTTGCCGCAATCGCCGGAACCCTGGTATCTGACGGCGATGGCGCAAAGCGCAGCCAAGAACGTTAGCGCTGCAACCAAGTCGCTGGACAAAGCCCTGGCCATTCAAAATAACTACTTACCAGCGCTGGTCGCCAAGGTGCAGTTGCAGCAACAAGGACAGGAAGTTGACCAGGCGCTGGAGGGCGTCCGCCACATTCAAGCCCTGTACCCGGATCAAATAACGGGCTATGTGCTGGAAGGCGATTTACATCTGCGACAAAAGGAATTTGCGCCAGCGGTAGAAGCTTATCAGTCGGCGTATGCCAAAACGCCCAATAACCAGACCGCGACGCGGTTGGCCAACGCCCAGTGGCAGGCCGGTGATCGGGAAGCAGCGCTAGCGACCTTGCGGCAATGGTTGACCAGTGAACCTAAGGACAATCGCGCGCGCTTGCAGTACGCGATGTATTTGCAAGAATCGAATCGTAAAACGGAAACGATTACGGAGTACGAACAACTGGCCGAGCGCTTGCCGGATAATCCCATAGTCCTGAACAATCTGGCCTGGTTCTACTACGAAACCGGCGATTCTCGCGCGCTGCGTTATGCGGAACGCGCGCATGACAAGGCGCCGGATAATCCGGAAGTGGCGGATACCCTGGGCTGGATTCTGGTGCAGCGCAATGAAGCGTTGCGTGGCCTGGAGTTCCTGGAAAAAGCAGCGGACAAGCTGCCAGATCAGCCTTCGGTGCGCTATCACCTGGCAGCGGCCTACGCCAAATTGGGACGCAAGGACGCTGCTCGGCAGGCATTGGAAAAACTGGCGGACGTTTCGGCGTTCCCGGAACAGGAAGAAGCGCGCAAGCTGTTGGAAAGCCTGAGACAGTAA
- a CDS encoding PepSY domain-containing protein, with protein sequence MIIRKSLFVAATLAATLCTLPASASETKEMIAPATSSSAAVTSGKITKEQAVEMAIKAHPGKVTKAYEDGHKGKQTWEVKIDGADGKKWKVYYEIATGALVDEKSE encoded by the coding sequence ATGATTATTCGTAAATCGCTGTTCGTTGCCGCCACTCTCGCCGCCACCCTTTGCACCCTCCCTGCCTCCGCTTCTGAAACTAAGGAGATGATAGCGCCAGCCACCAGCTCGTCCGCCGCTGTAACCTCTGGCAAAATCACCAAGGAGCAGGCCGTGGAAATGGCAATCAAGGCGCATCCAGGCAAAGTCACCAAAGCGTATGAGGATGGTCATAAAGGCAAACAGACCTGGGAAGTCAAAATTGATGGTGCTGACGGAAAAAAATGGAAGGTGTACTACGAGATCGCGACTGGGGCGCTGGTCGACGAAAAGAGCGAGTAA
- a CDS encoding cytochrome b/b6 domain-containing protein produces the protein MTDRNTTEITVWDLWVRLFHWSLVIAFTLAYFSQGELFEDLLENVDGALLQTIHVWSGYTIVGLLIFRLIWGFTGPPYARFSDFVRSPREIFTYTQQVLTLRAPRHLGHNPAGGAMIIILLLSLTVTVTAGLILYGADKGMGPLAGLLVNSSDSLIDIAKETHEFFANFTLILVVGHLTGVIWESLLHRENLAHAMITGRKRA, from the coding sequence ATGACCGACCGCAATACCACCGAAATCACCGTTTGGGATCTCTGGGTTCGCCTGTTTCACTGGAGCCTGGTCATCGCCTTTACGCTGGCCTATTTCAGCCAGGGCGAGTTGTTTGAAGATCTTCTGGAAAACGTCGATGGAGCGTTGTTACAAACTATCCATGTCTGGTCCGGCTATACTATTGTCGGACTGCTGATTTTTCGCCTGATCTGGGGTTTCACCGGCCCCCCTTACGCCCGGTTCAGTGACTTCGTGCGCAGTCCACGTGAAATTTTCACTTATACCCAACAGGTATTGACGTTGCGCGCGCCCCGCCATCTCGGCCACAACCCCGCCGGTGGTGCAATGATCATCATTTTGTTGTTGAGCCTCACCGTCACCGTCACCGCTGGTTTAATACTCTACGGCGCTGACAAGGGGATGGGACCGCTGGCCGGATTATTGGTAAACAGCAGCGATAGTCTGATCGACATTGCCAAGGAAACTCATGAATTCTTTGCAAACTTCACGCTGATCCTAGTCGTCGGGCACCTCACCGGCGTGATATGGGAAAGTTTACTGCACCGGGAGAATCTCGCTCACGCCATGATCACCGGGCGCAAGCGGGCTTGA